TGGGCTATTCTACGAGTAACACGTATTCCTTCAGAGAAGCTGGCAGCGGAAGGCCCTTCACCGCATCCGGCAGGTACTGGAGTCCCAGGCTCCGGCGCACAGCATAGCGAGAGAGGGTTTTGAGGGTCCCTGGGGCTGAGCACAGAACAGTCAGTTTTTCACATAGCTGCTGGTCTTTGGCCACTTCTCGTGGCATGGTGCCATTTTTCCTTAATTCGAAGTGTCCCACAGCTCTGTGGAGGAGCTCAAAGCAAGAGTCCTCTTTCTCTGTTCCAAGTCCCCTGACTAGCAGAGCCACCAGGCGGGAGATGGGCGTCTGGCCTTTTAGGTTGATGACTCTGACCTCTGCACCATAATCAAGAAGGATGCTGACGCTCTCCAGATTTCCCTTCATGGCAGCCCAGCTGAGCGGGGTGTCATTGTTGTAATCCAGGGCGTTGACAGAGGCCCCGCTCTCTAGGAGGGCCCGCACACACTCGGCATTGTTCTTAAAGGCTGCCCAGTGAAGTGGGGTGTCTCGGTTGCCGTCCAGTGCATTGGGGTTTGCACCATATTCCAACAGGACCTCCACACAAGCCTCATCTTTCTCGGCTGCATAGTGGAGGGCTGTTCGGTTATAACCATCCAGGGCATTCACCTGTAAAGGGGGAGCAACTACATTACAGTGTATAGACGACTGAGAGGACGACAGGCGGGCAAAGACGCTTGCATGTGTCTATCCACTACCTTTGCTATGTAACGTTCTGAACATGAGGGTCAACAAGCAATTCCCAGGGAGTCATGGTGATCAGGATGGAGCTATGACAGGAGCTGAGGAGCAAATAGGAAAACAACTGTCCCCAGACAACCGACACTGTTATGTCCGCTGATTAGCTGGCCTGCATTATCTAGGATTTTGCTTCCACGTTCTTATTTACTATTCACTAGGACTTCTACCACAGAgtaaggggaaagaaagagaagatgaagTCTAAGTCCTTGTAACTACTCTGAAAGACGTTTATTGGAAAGCGGCTTGAATATACTGGCCAGAGAAAAGGTTTTGGATTATTTTACTTATCCTGACTCACTCTGTATCCCGTGGCTAACGGCAACCAGACTGAAAAGTAATGAGGTCAAGATTCTGCCCATGTAGCTCTGCTGTGTTCTTTAACCATACGGAGAAGCTCAGATTGTTCATCCAAGTCAGCCCCCTGCAAACATATGCTGTGAGGTCACAAGACAGCCTGGAGGAAAGCATGTGGAGGAAAGAACACAGATCTTCCAGTGCTGGAAGAGCAGCTGGCTTGCTAAAACTCAGCATCACCTATAATTTTTGAAGGCTACGAAGACTTCAGATCCCAGGTTTAAATAGCGAATT
The genomic region above belongs to Balaenoptera musculus isolate JJ_BM4_2016_0621 chromosome 10, mBalMus1.pri.v3, whole genome shotgun sequence and contains:
- the ASB8 gene encoding ankyrin repeat and SOCS box protein 8 isoform X1, coding for MSSSMWYIMQSIQSKYSLSERLIRTIAAIRSFPHDNVEDLIRGGADVNCTHGTLKPLHCACMVSDADCVELLLEKGAEVNALDGYNRTALHYAAEKDEACVEVLLEYGANPNALDGNRDTPLHWAAFKNNAECVRALLESGASVNALDYNNDTPLSWAAMKGNLESVSILLDYGAEVRVINLKGQTPISRLVALLVRGLGTEKEDSCFELLHRAVGHFELRKNGTMPREVAKDQQLCEKLTVLCSAPGTLKTLSRYAVRRSLGLQYLPDAVKGLPLPASLKEYVLLVE
- the ASB8 gene encoding ankyrin repeat and SOCS box protein 8 isoform X2, producing the protein MGADVNCTHGTLKPLHCACMVSDADCVELLLEKGAEVNALDGYNRTALHYAAEKDEACVEVLLEYGANPNALDGNRDTPLHWAAFKNNAECVRALLESGASVNALDYNNDTPLSWAAMKGNLESVSILLDYGAEVRVINLKGQTPISRLVALLVRGLGTEKEDSCFELLHRAVGHFELRKNGTMPREVAKDQQLCEKLTVLCSAPGTLKTLSRYAVRRSLGLQYLPDAVKGLPLPASLKEYVLLVE
- the ASB8 gene encoding ankyrin repeat and SOCS box protein 8 isoform X3; protein product: MVSDADCVELLLEKGAEVNALDGYNRTALHYAAEKDEACVEVLLEYGANPNALDGNRDTPLHWAAFKNNAECVRALLESGASVNALDYNNDTPLSWAAMKGNLESVSILLDYGAEVRVINLKGQTPISRLVALLVRGLGTEKEDSCFELLHRAVGHFELRKNGTMPREVAKDQQLCEKLTVLCSAPGTLKTLSRYAVRRSLGLQYLPDAVKGLPLPASLKEYVLLVE